In a single window of the Bacteroides acidifaciens genome:
- a CDS encoding LytR/AlgR family response regulator transcription factor, with amino-acid sequence MMETEEKYKVVIIDDERTAIDALRRELGPYREFEVKGVASNGAKGKKMIMELHPDLLFLDVELPDILGLNLLSEIRDDVLWDMKVVFYTSYDKYLLQALRESAFDFLLKPFESEELKVIIDRYRKVMSASALLPPPSFASSFSTSMPQHGTFMISTVTGFRLLRLEEIGFFEYLKDKRQWQVVLFNQTRLNLKRNTKAEDIIGYSQAFVQISQSAIVNINFLAMIDGKCCQLYPPFHDRNDLIISRNFLKELQERFYVL; translated from the coding sequence ATGATGGAGACAGAAGAGAAGTATAAAGTGGTCATCATAGACGATGAACGTACAGCGATTGACGCTTTGCGCCGGGAGTTGGGACCCTATCGTGAATTTGAGGTTAAAGGGGTGGCAAGCAACGGTGCAAAAGGGAAAAAGATGATTATGGAGTTGCATCCGGATTTGTTGTTTCTTGACGTGGAGCTTCCGGATATACTTGGGCTTAACTTGCTGAGTGAGATAAGGGATGATGTGCTGTGGGATATGAAAGTGGTGTTCTACACTTCTTATGACAAGTACCTGTTGCAGGCTTTGCGCGAATCGGCTTTCGATTTCCTGTTGAAGCCTTTTGAAAGTGAAGAATTAAAAGTTATTATAGACCGTTACCGGAAGGTTATGTCGGCTTCCGCTTTACTTCCTCCGCCTTCTTTCGCATCCTCTTTCAGTACCTCGATGCCACAGCATGGCACGTTCATGATTAGCACAGTGACAGGATTCAGATTACTTCGTCTTGAAGAAATCGGCTTCTTTGAGTATCTGAAAGATAAGCGTCAATGGCAGGTAGTATTATTCAACCAAACCCGGTTGAACTTGAAGCGGAACACAAAGGCGGAGGACATTATCGGTTATTCGCAGGCTTTTGTGCAGATTAGTCAGTCGGCTATTGTAAATATAAACTTCCTGGCTATGATTGACGGCAAGTGCTGCCAGCTTTATCCGCCTTTTCATGACAGGAATGATTTGATAATCTCTAGAAATTTCCTGAAAGAACTGCAAGAACGTTTTTACGTGTTGTAA
- a CDS encoding DUF3836 domain-containing protein: protein MKAKVSLKMFVLSAVLLVVSLATSARSYDGQLIYNPIEENGVTVGQTVYKIDGSTLANYMKYNYKYDNKKRMIESEAMKWNSSKDEWQKDLRINYIYEGKTVTTNYYKWNAKKKAYVLVPEMTVTMDNTNM, encoded by the coding sequence ATGAAAGCAAAAGTATCTTTAAAAATGTTCGTTTTATCAGCAGTTCTTCTTGTTGTGTCGCTTGCTACTTCTGCACGTAGCTACGACGGTCAATTGATTTATAACCCGATAGAAGAAAATGGTGTAACAGTAGGACAAACCGTTTACAAAATAGACGGGAGCACACTTGCCAACTACATGAAGTACAATTATAAGTACGATAACAAAAAACGTATGATTGAAAGCGAAGCCATGAAATGGAACAGCAGCAAGGATGAATGGCAAAAGGACTTGCGTATCAACTATATTTATGAGGGCAAGACTGTCACTACCAACTATTACAAATGGAACGCCAAGAAAAAAGCCTACGTACTGGTCCCCGAAATGACCGTTACGATGGATAATACAAATATGTAA
- the polA gene encoding DNA polymerase I, whose product MDSDNKLFLLDAYALIYRAYYAFIKNPRINSKGFNTSAILGFVNTLEEVLKKENPTHIGVAFDPSGPTFRHEAFEQYKAQREETPEAIRLSVPIIKDIIRAYRIPILEVAGYEADDVIGTLATEAGKQGITTYMMTPDKDYGQLVSDKVFMYRPKHTGGFEIMGIEEVKAKFDIQSPAQVIDMLGLMGDASDNIPGCPGVGEKTAQKLIAEFGSIENLLEHTDQLKGALKTKVETNREMITFSKFLATIKIDVPIQLEMDALVREEADENSLRSIFEELEFRTLIDRVLKKESPAPLPLFPEKGEAIQGDLFANFTTSEPDEAKKSNLETLESLGCKYQLIDTEEKRREIIQKLLTSEILSLDTETTGTEPMDAELVGMSFSIAENEAFYVPVPAEQEEALKIVNEFRPVFENENSLKVGQNIKYDMIVLKNYGAEVKGALFDTMIAHYILQPELRHGMDYLAEIYLHYQTIHIDELIGPKGKNQKNMRDLDPKDVYRYACEDADVTLKLKNVLEKELKENDAERLFYDIEMPLVPVLVNIERNGVLLDTEALKQSSAHFTAQMERIEKEIYELAGETFNIASPKQVGEVLFDKLKIVEKAKKTKTGQYVTSEEVLESLRHKHPVVEKILEHRGLKKLLGTYIDALPLLINPRTGRVHTSFNQTVTATGRLSSSNPNLQNIPIRDENGKEIRKAFIPDEGCLFFSADYSQIELRIMAHLSEDKNMIDAFLSNHDIHAATAAKIYKIDLNDVDSDMRRKAKTANFGIIYGISVFGLAERMNVDRKEAKELIDGYFETYPGVKAYMDKSIQVAQEKGYVETIFHRKRFLPDINSRNAVVRGYAERNAINAPIQGSAADIIKVAMARIYQRFQAEGIQAKMILQVHDELNFSVPVNEKERVEEIVIEEMEKAYRMHVPLKADCGWGKNWLEAH is encoded by the coding sequence ATGGATTCAGATAATAAATTATTTCTTTTAGACGCTTATGCACTGATATACCGGGCGTATTACGCCTTTATCAAGAACCCAAGAATCAACTCCAAAGGATTCAATACTTCCGCTATCCTGGGCTTTGTCAACACCCTAGAGGAAGTACTGAAAAAAGAAAATCCGACGCATATAGGAGTGGCTTTCGACCCTTCGGGTCCCACCTTCCGTCACGAGGCTTTCGAACAGTATAAAGCGCAACGCGAAGAGACTCCCGAAGCAATCCGCCTTTCCGTACCTATTATAAAGGATATTATAAGGGCATACCGTATTCCTATCCTCGAGGTGGCAGGCTATGAAGCCGACGACGTGATAGGAACTCTTGCCACCGAAGCCGGCAAGCAGGGCATCACCACGTATATGATGACGCCGGACAAGGACTACGGGCAGTTGGTGAGCGACAAGGTGTTCATGTACCGTCCCAAACATACGGGCGGTTTTGAAATAATGGGTATTGAAGAGGTGAAAGCCAAGTTTGACATCCAGTCGCCCGCACAAGTGATTGACATGCTCGGTTTGATGGGTGACGCTTCGGACAACATTCCCGGCTGCCCCGGTGTAGGAGAAAAGACGGCACAGAAATTGATTGCCGAATTTGGCAGCATCGAAAATCTATTAGAGCATACCGACCAACTGAAAGGGGCACTGAAAACAAAAGTGGAAACGAACCGGGAAATGATTACATTCTCGAAGTTTCTGGCAACCATCAAAATTGACGTACCTATCCAACTTGAGATGGACGCACTCGTCCGCGAAGAGGCAGACGAAAATTCACTTCGCAGTATTTTCGAGGAATTGGAATTCAGGACTCTCATCGACCGCGTACTCAAAAAAGAGTCTCCCGCCCCTCTCCCACTTTTTCCCGAAAAAGGGGAAGCCATACAAGGCGATTTATTTGCAAATTTCACGACCAGTGAGCCGGACGAAGCAAAAAAATCAAATCTAGAGACGTTAGAATCGCTCGGTTGCAAATACCAACTCATTGATACAGAGGAGAAAAGAAGAGAAATTATTCAAAAGTTGCTTACATCTGAAATTCTCTCGTTAGATACGGAGACTACCGGAACGGAACCGATGGACGCAGAATTGGTCGGAATGAGTTTTTCCATTGCCGAAAATGAAGCATTTTACGTCCCGGTTCCCGCGGAACAAGAGGAAGCGTTAAAAATCGTCAATGAATTTCGCCCGGTATTCGAAAATGAAAATTCGTTGAAGGTCGGACAAAATATCAAGTACGACATGATCGTTCTTAAAAATTATGGAGCGGAAGTGAAAGGCGCACTTTTCGATACAATGATTGCCCACTATATCCTTCAACCGGAACTTCGCCACGGGATGGATTATCTTGCGGAAATTTACCTGCACTATCAGACAATCCATATCGACGAACTAATTGGACCGAAAGGAAAGAATCAGAAGAATATGCGCGACCTCGACCCGAAAGATGTCTATCGTTATGCTTGCGAAGATGCAGACGTGACATTGAAGTTGAAGAACGTATTGGAAAAAGAACTGAAAGAAAATGATGCCGAACGGCTGTTCTATGATATAGAGATGCCGCTCGTTCCGGTACTGGTCAATATAGAACGGAACGGCGTGCTGCTGGATACGGAAGCGCTGAAACAATCGTCCGCCCATTTCACTGCACAGATGGAACGAATTGAAAAGGAGATTTATGAGCTGGCAGGCGAAACGTTCAATATCGCCTCACCCAAGCAAGTCGGCGAGGTACTATTCGATAAACTAAAAATTGTAGAGAAAGCGAAAAAGACCAAGACGGGACAGTATGTCACTTCGGAAGAAGTGCTTGAAAGCCTTCGCCATAAACATCCGGTAGTAGAGAAAATATTGGAACACCGCGGATTGAAGAAACTATTGGGAACGTATATAGACGCACTTCCCCTACTTATCAACCCGCGCACAGGACGGGTGCATACTTCTTTCAACCAGACGGTCACCGCTACGGGACGCCTCAGCTCAAGCAATCCGAACTTGCAGAATATCCCCATCCGCGACGAGAACGGGAAAGAAATCCGCAAAGCATTCATTCCCGACGAAGGGTGCCTTTTCTTCTCTGCGGACTACTCGCAGATTGAATTGCGTATCATGGCACATCTCAGCGAGGATAAGAACATGATTGACGCTTTCCTCAGCAATCACGATATCCATGCTGCCACGGCTGCGAAAATCTACAAGATTGACTTGAATGATGTAGACTCCGATATGCGCCGTAAAGCTAAGACCGCCAATTTCGGCATTATATATGGTATATCCGTCTTCGGTCTTGCCGAACGGATGAACGTAGACCGGAAAGAAGCCAAAGAACTTATCGACGGATATTTCGAAACCTATCCGGGCGTGAAGGCTTACATGGATAAAAGTATCCAGGTAGCCCAGGAAAAAGGCTATGTAGAAACGATTTTCCATCGGAAACGTTTCTTGCCAGACATTAATTCACGAAATGCCGTTGTGCGCGGATATGCGGAACGGAATGCGATTAATGCGCCTATCCAAGGAAGTGCGGCAGATATTATCAAGGTAGCCATGGCACGCATTTACCAACGGTTCCAGGCGGAAGGAATACAAGCGAAAATGATTTTGCAAGTACATGACGAATTAAACTTCAGCGTTCCCGTCAACGAGAAAGAGCGCGTGGAAGAAATCGTTATCGAGGAAATGGAGAAGGCATACCGCATGCACGTTCCCTTGAAAGCTGATTGCGGATGGGGTAAGAATTGGCTTGAAGCACATTAA
- a CDS encoding polyprenyl synthetase family protein gives MDSISLIRTPIEAELADFKNLFDSSLSSSNALLDSVVSHIRQRSGKMMRPILLLLVARLYGAVRPSTLHAAVSLELLHTASLVHDDVVDESTERRGQLSVNAIFNNKVAVLTGDYLLATSLVHAEQTHSHPIIQLVSSLGQDLADGELLQLSNVSNHSFSESVYFDVIRKKTAALFAACTKAAAFSVGMGEEEAEFARLLGEYIGICFQIKDDIFDYFDSKEIGKPTGNDMLEGKLTLPALYVLNKTKDSAAQEIAFKVKEGTATPDEITRLIEYVKENGGIEYAILTMNAYKQKAFDLLASLPDSDVCVALRAYLEYVVDREK, from the coding sequence ATGGACAGTATCTCACTCATCAGAACTCCGATTGAAGCGGAACTGGCGGACTTTAAGAATCTTTTTGATAGTTCACTTTCCAGTTCGAATGCATTGCTCGACAGTGTCGTATCTCATATACGGCAGAGGAGTGGCAAGATGATGCGTCCTATTCTTCTCCTGTTGGTAGCGCGCCTTTACGGTGCGGTCCGTCCTTCCACGCTTCATGCTGCTGTTTCCCTGGAACTGCTTCATACAGCCAGTCTGGTGCACGATGACGTTGTAGACGAAAGTACCGAACGTCGCGGGCAACTCTCGGTGAATGCTATCTTTAATAATAAGGTAGCTGTGCTGACGGGCGACTATCTGTTGGCTACGAGCCTGGTTCATGCCGAACAGACGCACAGCCATCCTATCATCCAACTAGTGTCTTCATTGGGACAGGACCTTGCTGACGGTGAGTTGCTCCAACTCTCCAATGTAAGCAATCACAGTTTTTCCGAATCAGTATATTTCGATGTCATCCGTAAGAAAACCGCCGCTCTTTTCGCTGCCTGCACAAAAGCTGCTGCTTTCTCGGTAGGAATGGGAGAGGAAGAGGCTGAATTTGCCCGTTTGCTGGGTGAGTATATCGGCATTTGCTTCCAGATTAAAGACGATATCTTCGATTATTTTGATAGCAAGGAAATAGGTAAGCCGACAGGCAATGATATGCTTGAAGGCAAGCTGACCCTGCCTGCCTTGTATGTGCTGAACAAAACGAAGGACAGCGCTGCGCAAGAGATTGCGTTCAAGGTGAAGGAAGGCACGGCTACTCCTGATGAAATAACCCGTTTGATTGAATATGTCAAAGAAAATGGTGGTATCGAATATGCAATACTGACGATGAATGCGTACAAACAGAAAGCATTCGACCTGTTGGCTTCTCTGCCGGATTCGGATGTTTGCGTAGCGCTCCGTGCTTATTTAGAGTATGTGGTAGACCGCGAAAAATGA
- a CDS encoding DUF1266 domain-containing protein, protein METHIKTLRFNSNPLNLFLGNKRKKGLRIGYMEAALQGFYLNSIDTGVHPQKLTSFLSENYDCFDTESATGLFQFLINEGDRVSYQIMLPYLLSTSNIYEFEEIITKRFLGVERFVQQGKNLYNFVKYTEERRDPIIWINDLERGIAGWDMGLLVGLVRAASGSGYITKEEAWRYIEQANGLCANDLRTPEEIDKSYLLGKAMKSGKIEDWDRALSCYSLLDKYRK, encoded by the coding sequence ATGGAGACACACATAAAAACCTTACGATTCAATTCTAATCCTCTGAATCTCTTCCTCGGAAATAAGAGAAAGAAGGGGCTTCGCATTGGCTACATGGAAGCCGCACTACAAGGTTTTTATTTGAATTCCATAGATACCGGTGTACATCCGCAAAAGCTGACCAGTTTCTTATCCGAAAATTATGATTGTTTTGATACCGAGTCTGCCACCGGATTATTCCAGTTCCTCATCAACGAAGGCGACAGGGTTTCCTACCAAATCATGCTCCCCTATCTGCTCTCGACAAGCAACATCTACGAGTTCGAAGAAATCATCACCAAACGTTTTTTGGGAGTCGAACGGTTCGTTCAACAGGGAAAAAACTTATATAATTTCGTAAAATACACAGAGGAAAGAAGGGATCCGATCATATGGATCAATGATCTGGAAAGAGGAATTGCGGGATGGGACATGGGGTTACTCGTAGGGTTGGTACGTGCCGCTTCGGGCAGCGGATATATTACAAAAGAGGAAGCCTGGCGGTACATCGAACAGGCGAACGGGTTATGCGCCAACGACCTCCGCACACCGGAAGAAATAGACAAGAGCTACTTGCTCGGAAAAGCCATGAAATCAGGGAAAATAGAAGATTGGGATAGGGCGTTGTCTTGTTATTCACTTCTCGACAAATACCGGAAGTAA
- the deoC gene encoding deoxyribose-phosphate aldolase, translated as MEENNPRSNKYEAALAKYNTNLSDADIQARVAELIEKKVPENNTEEVKKFLFNCIDLTTLNSTDSDESVMRFTEKVNKFDDEYPDLKNVAAICVYPNFAAIVKNTLEVDGVNIACVSGGFPSSQTFIEVKVAETALAIGDGADEIDIVISIGKFLSGDYEGMCEEIQELKEVCKERHLKVILETGALKSASNIKKASILSMYSGADFIKTSTGKQQPAATPEAAYVMCEAIREYYQKTGNKIGFKPAGGINTVNDAVIYYTIVKEVLGEEWLDNRLFRLGTSRLANLLLSDIEGEEIKFF; from the coding sequence ATGGAAGAGAATAACCCACGGTCCAACAAGTATGAAGCCGCATTGGCAAAGTACAATACCAACCTGAGCGATGCTGACATTCAGGCGCGCGTAGCCGAATTAATTGAGAAAAAAGTGCCGGAAAACAATACGGAAGAAGTTAAGAAATTCCTGTTCAATTGCATCGACCTGACGACTTTGAACAGTACGGACAGCGATGAAAGCGTGATGCGCTTTACGGAGAAAGTCAATAAGTTCGACGATGAATACCCCGATTTGAAGAACGTTGCAGCTATCTGCGTTTATCCTAATTTTGCCGCTATCGTCAAGAATACACTGGAAGTGGACGGCGTCAATATCGCTTGCGTATCGGGCGGATTCCCCTCTTCCCAAACCTTTATCGAAGTTAAAGTCGCAGAGACTGCGCTGGCTATCGGAGATGGTGCGGACGAGATAGATATTGTAATCTCCATAGGCAAATTCCTGAGCGGTGACTACGAAGGCATGTGCGAAGAGATACAGGAACTGAAGGAAGTATGCAAGGAACGCCACCTCAAAGTGATCCTCGAAACAGGCGCTTTAAAGAGTGCTTCCAACATCAAAAAAGCCTCTATCCTATCCATGTATTCGGGCGCGGATTTCATCAAGACATCCACAGGAAAGCAACAGCCCGCCGCTACTCCCGAAGCCGCTTATGTGATGTGCGAAGCCATCAGGGAATACTACCAGAAGACAGGAAACAAGATTGGTTTCAAGCCGGCAGGCGGAATCAACACAGTCAATGACGCGGTTATTTATTACACCATTGTCAAAGAAGTGCTGGGTGAAGAATGGCTGGACAACCGACTGTTCCGCCTGGGAACCAGCCGCCTTGCCAACCTGTTGCTTTCGGATATCGAAGGCGAAGAAATCAAGTTCTTCTAA
- a CDS encoding nucleotide pyrophosphohydrolase encodes MTLEEAQKQVDQWVKTYGVRYFSELTNMAVLTEEVGELARVMARKYGDQSFKEGEKDNLDEEIADVLWVLLCIANQTGVDLTAALQKSMDKKTKRDNQRHINNPKLKEHGRE; translated from the coding sequence ATGACTTTAGAAGAAGCTCAAAAACAAGTAGACCAATGGGTCAAGACATACGGTGTACGCTACTTCAGCGAATTGACAAATATGGCGGTCCTGACGGAAGAAGTAGGCGAACTGGCACGTGTGATGGCACGCAAATATGGCGACCAGTCCTTCAAAGAGGGAGAAAAAGACAACCTTGACGAAGAGATAGCAGACGTACTCTGGGTGCTTCTCTGCATCGCCAACCAGACAGGCGTAGACCTCACCGCTGCCCTGCAAAAGAGCATGGACAAGAAAACGAAACGAGATAATCAAAGACATATCAATAACCCAAAACTGAAAGAGCATGGAAGAGAATAA
- the dtd gene encoding D-aminoacyl-tRNA deacylase → MRIVIQRVSRASVTIEGNCKSAIGKGMLILVGIEEADGQEDIDWLCKKIVNLRIFDDENGVMNKSISEDGGEILVISQFTLHASTKKGNRPSYIKAAKPEVSIPLYERFCKDLSSALGKEIGTGIFGADMKVELLNDGPVTICMDTKNKE, encoded by the coding sequence ATGCGAATAGTTATACAACGGGTAAGTCGTGCGTCAGTGACCATTGAAGGGAACTGCAAATCAGCTATCGGAAAAGGAATGTTGATATTGGTCGGCATCGAGGAAGCCGACGGGCAGGAAGACATTGACTGGCTCTGCAAAAAGATAGTAAATCTGCGTATTTTCGACGATGAAAACGGAGTTATGAATAAGTCTATCTCAGAAGATGGGGGCGAGATTCTCGTCATCAGCCAGTTCACCCTGCACGCTTCTACGAAAAAAGGGAACCGCCCTTCTTATATCAAGGCAGCCAAGCCGGAAGTTTCTATCCCACTCTACGAGCGATTTTGCAAGGACTTGAGCAGTGCATTGGGAAAAGAAATAGGCACAGGAATCTTCGGGGCAGACATGAAAGTCGAACTTTTGAACGACGGCCCTGTTACTATATGCATGGATACTAAAAACAAGGAGTAA
- the uvrC gene encoding excinuclease ABC subunit UvrC: MNAEMESRTSEYLKGIVANLPEKPGIYQYLNAEGTIIYVGKAKNLKKRVYSYFSKEHEPGKTRVLVSKIADIRYIVVNTEEDALLLENNLIKKYKPRYNVLLKDDKTYPSICVQNEYFPRIFRTRKIIRNGSSYYGPYSHIPSMYAVLDLIKHLYPLRTCNLNLSPENIRAGKFNVCLEYHIKNCAGPCIGLQSQEDYLKNIDEIKEILKGNTQEVSRMLLEKMQALAGEMRFEEAQKIKEKYLLVENYRSKSEVVSSVLHNIDVFSIEEDEANSAFINYLHITNGAVNQAFTFEYKKKLNESKEELLTLGIIEMRERYKSQSKEIIVPFELDLELNNIVFTVPQRGDKKKLLELSILNVKQYKADRLKQAEKLNPEQRSMRLMKEIQQELHLDRPPLQIECFDNSNIQGSDAVAACVVFKKAKPSKKDYRKYNIKTVVGPDDYASMKEVVRRRYQRAIEESSPLPDLIITDGGKGQMEVVREVIEDELNLNIPIAGLAKDNRHRTSELLFGFPPQTIGIKQHSPLFRLLTQIQDEVHRFAISFHRDKRSKRQVASALDNIKGIGEKTKTALLKEFKSVKRIKEASLEEISTIIGEAKAKTVKAGLNDEQAENK, translated from the coding sequence ATGAATGCAGAAATGGAAAGCAGAACCAGTGAATATTTGAAAGGAATCGTAGCCAACCTTCCTGAGAAGCCGGGCATCTACCAATACCTGAATGCAGAAGGAACGATTATATACGTTGGAAAGGCGAAAAATCTAAAGAAAAGAGTCTACTCCTATTTCAGCAAGGAGCACGAACCGGGAAAGACGCGGGTGCTTGTCAGCAAGATTGCCGATATACGCTATATCGTAGTCAACACGGAAGAAGACGCGTTGCTGCTGGAGAATAATCTGATAAAGAAGTATAAACCGCGTTACAATGTCCTGCTGAAAGACGACAAGACATATCCTTCTATCTGTGTACAAAACGAGTATTTTCCCCGGATTTTCCGAACCAGAAAGATTATCAGAAACGGGTCTTCTTATTATGGACCGTATAGCCACATCCCGTCTATGTACGCGGTATTGGATTTGATAAAGCATCTGTATCCTTTACGCACTTGCAATCTGAACCTGAGTCCGGAGAATATACGGGCGGGGAAGTTCAACGTATGTCTGGAATATCATATCAAAAACTGCGCAGGTCCCTGTATCGGGTTGCAATCACAGGAAGATTATCTCAAAAACATCGATGAAATCAAAGAAATCCTGAAAGGAAACACGCAAGAGGTCAGCCGGATGCTATTAGAGAAGATGCAGGCATTGGCGGGCGAGATGAGGTTTGAAGAAGCGCAGAAGATAAAAGAGAAGTATCTGCTGGTAGAGAATTACCGTTCGAAATCTGAGGTGGTAAGTTCTGTATTACATAATATCGACGTGTTCTCTATCGAAGAGGACGAGGCTAATTCGGCTTTCATCAATTATCTGCATATCACGAATGGAGCCGTCAACCAGGCATTCACTTTCGAATACAAGAAAAAGCTGAATGAATCGAAAGAGGAGCTTTTGACATTGGGTATTATTGAGATGCGGGAGCGCTACAAAAGCCAGTCGAAGGAGATTATTGTTCCTTTCGAGCTTGATTTGGAATTGAATAATATCGTTTTCACCGTTCCGCAGCGGGGAGATAAGAAGAAGTTGCTGGAACTATCCATCTTAAACGTGAAGCAATACAAGGCCGACCGACTGAAACAGGCGGAAAAGCTGAATCCTGAGCAGAGAAGTATGCGCCTGATGAAAGAGATACAACAGGAACTACACTTAGACAGACCGCCTTTGCAGATTGAATGTTTCGATAACTCAAACATACAGGGGTCTGATGCGGTAGCGGCATGTGTTGTATTCAAAAAGGCGAAACCATCGAAGAAAGATTATCGGAAATACAATATAAAGACGGTTGTGGGACCGGATGATTACGCTTCTATGAAAGAGGTTGTCAGAAGGCGTTATCAACGCGCTATTGAAGAAAGCTCCCCGCTGCCCGACCTTATTATTACCGATGGCGGGAAAGGGCAAATGGAAGTTGTCAGAGAGGTTATTGAAGACGAGCTGAACCTTAACATTCCTATTGCAGGATTGGCAAAAGACAATCGCCACCGCACATCAGAACTGCTTTTCGGGTTTCCGCCACAGACTATCGGTATCAAGCAGCATAGTCCGTTGTTCCGTCTGCTGACGCAGATTCAGGATGAGGTGCACCGTTTTGCCATCAGCTTCCATCGTGATAAACGCAGCAAACGGCAGGTAGCTTCTGCGCTGGATAACATCAAGGGAATCGGAGAAAAGACGAAAACCGCCCTTTTGAAAGAATTTAAGAGCGTAAAACGGATAAAAGAGGCTTCTTTAGAAGAGATTAGCACCATCATTGGAGAGGCGAAAGCCAAAACCGTAAAGGCAGGATTGAACGATGAACAAGCCGAAAATAAATAA
- a CDS encoding adenine phosphoribosyltransferase yields MIMSKETLIKSIREIPDFPIPGILFYDVTTLFKDPWCLQELSNVMYEMYKDRGITKVVGIESRGFIMGPILATRLNAGFIPIRKPGKLPAETLEESYDKEYGKDTVQIHKDALDENDVVLLHDDLLATGGTMKAACELVRKLKPKKVYVNFIIELKDLNGKSVFGDDVEVESVLSL; encoded by the coding sequence ATGATTATGAGCAAAGAAACGCTAATTAAAAGCATTCGGGAAATACCGGATTTTCCTATTCCCGGAATCCTGTTCTATGATGTTACCACTTTATTCAAAGACCCATGGTGCCTACAGGAATTATCGAACGTCATGTATGAAATGTACAAGGATAGAGGCATCACCAAAGTGGTAGGTATAGAATCAAGAGGTTTCATCATGGGACCTATCCTGGCTACCCGGCTGAATGCAGGTTTCATCCCTATCCGAAAACCCGGCAAACTTCCTGCCGAGACGCTCGAAGAAAGCTATGACAAGGAATACGGGAAAGACACTGTGCAAATTCATAAAGACGCATTGGATGAAAACGACGTAGTCCTCCTACACGATGACTTACTGGCAACAGGCGGCACCATGAAAGCGGCCTGCGAACTGGTGAGGAAGCTGAAACCAAAGAAAGTATATGTGAACTTCATCATCGAATTGAAAGACCTGAATGGAAAATCGGTATTCGGAGATGATGTAGAAGTAGAATCTGTATTGTCTTTATAA